TACAACCCTGCATTCACCTGCCCTGTAAAAGAAATGATCCGAATTTTTTCAAAAGAATAAGCGATTGTTTCAATGAGAAACCGGTGTGCTCCAATCACTAGAAAAAGGGCTGTTGCCATTAAATTTTTCATCGTACCAATGGCTGGCAGTGAGTTCTGAGTGACAGGGTCTAAAATTTCTGTATATCCAAAACCAATTTGGTTGTTAAAGAATTCACCAGCCATTTGAAAGGCAGCAAACACAAGTGAGACGAGAAATCCAATAAACACTCCAATCAACATCTCAGAAATTACTAGGATCCCATAGTTAATCATATGCCCGGGAACTTGTGGCATATAAGTCGCCACAACAGGGTATACGATGAGAGTAACCATAAAGGAAAAGATCATACGAAGTGAAAAATTGATCGATTCCGAAGAATAGAAAGGTGCCACAAGGAATAGTCCGAGGAGGCGAACTAAGACCAAGAGAAAAGATTGAAAGTGTAAAACAAATGGTTCCATATCATATCTTTTCTATCATAAAAAAAATTTCACGAGTGTAGTCTGTCATCACTCGTACCATCCAGGCAGAAAAAAACACAATCACGGCAAATATAGAAACCAGTTTCGGAACAAAGGCGATGGTTGGTTCTTGGATGGAAGTGGTTGTTTGTAAAATACCAACAATCAGTCCCACAACCAGAGCCGTAATGAGTATCGGACTAGAAATCTTTAAAGTCACTATGAATGCTTCCCGGAGTAAATTGACTACATCGACTTCTGTCATTTGTAACTCCTTACGAGCTCAAGTACAAGTAAGTTCCATCCATCAATTAAAATAAAAAGAATGAGTTTTAGGGGGAGGGAAATCATTACCGGAGGTAACATCATAAAACCCATAGCAAGTAAGGCTGAAGCCACAATCAAATCGATGACGATAAAAGGAATGAAGATATAAATCCCGATGATAAAGGCTTTTTTGATCTCGCTTAACATAAAAGCAGGAACCAAAACATAAGAAGGGACATCTTCAAAGGATTTTACATTTTGAACTTTCCCAATTTTTAAAAACAATGCTACGTCTTTGGTTCCATCCCGACCGAGCTGGCGGATCATAAACTGACGCAGGTGTTTCATCGACCCTTCCATAAAAGCCGTTTGATCGATTTTCCCATTTAAGAAAGGTTGTAAGGCTTCGTCATTCACCTTACCAATGGTAGGTGCCATAATAAAAAAAGTCACAAAAAGAGCAAGGCCCATCATCACCTGGTTTGGTGGTAAGTTTTGGAGTGAGAGTGCCC
The sequence above is drawn from the Leptospira sp. WS4.C2 genome and encodes:
- the fliR gene encoding flagellar biosynthetic protein FliR, encoding MEPFVLHFQSFLLVLVRLLGLFLVAPFYSSESINFSLRMIFSFMVTLIVYPVVATYMPQVPGHMINYGILVISEMLIGVFIGFLVSLVFAAFQMAGEFFNNQIGFGYTEILDPVTQNSLPAIGTMKNLMATALFLVIGAHRFLIETIAYSFEKIRIISFTGQVNAGLYRLMEEAIGAMFVVAFKIALPVMGILFLVSLAEGLMGKAAQQMNVMSMSFPLKVFIGTLTLIATLTFIATQMVQGIQISMDKASLLIREWPSL
- the fliQ gene encoding flagellar biosynthesis protein FliQ; translation: MTEVDVVNLLREAFIVTLKISSPILITALVVGLIVGILQTTTSIQEPTIAFVPKLVSIFAVIVFFSAWMVRVMTDYTREIFFMIEKI
- the fliP gene encoding flagellar type III secretion system pore protein FliP (The bacterial flagellar biogenesis protein FliP forms a type III secretion system (T3SS)-type pore required for flagellar assembly.), translated to MRVHFLSFLKRHKSVIFLISILFLITAGGFTGLMAQDKGTRIPIPNLSFNVNEAKGPKDTSLSLMILFLVTILSLAPAIVMSVTSFTKVVIVFDFVRRALSLQNLPPNQVMMGLALFVTFFIMAPTIGKVNDEALQPFLNGKIDQTAFMEGSMKHLRQFMIRQLGRDGTKDVALFLKIGKVQNVKSFEDVPSYVLVPAFMLSEIKKAFIIGIYIFIPFIVIDLIVASALLAMGFMMLPPVMISLPLKLILFILIDGWNLLVLELVRSYK